GCATCGCCACCATCGGAGATGAATGAATGGGCCGCCTGACTCCCATCAACTTCAAGAAGTGGATCGACGAGCACCGCCACCTGCTCAAGCCGCCCGTCGGCAACCAGCAGGTGTGGGCGGACCGTGAGTTCATGGTCACCGTCGTCGGCGGCCCCAACGCGCGCACGGACTTCCACATCAACGAGGGCGAGGAGTTCTTCTACCAGCTGGAGGGCACGATGAACCTGCGCGTGCTCGACGACGGCAAGCCCGTGGACATCCCCATCTCCGAGGGCGAAATCTTCCTGCTGCCGCCCAAGGTGCCGCACTCGCCCCAGCGCCCCGCGGGCACCGTGGGGCTGGTGCTGGAGCGCCGCCGCCTGCCGCACGAGATGGACGGGTTCATGTGGATGTGCCCGTCCTGCGGCGAGAAGCTCTACGAGGAGTTCGTGCACGTCACCAACCTCGTGACGCAGCTGCCGCCCATCTTCGAGCACTTCTACGGCAACGACGCGAACTGCACCTGCAAGAAGTGCGGGACGAAGGTGACCAAGGGAGGGCCGACGCGTTGAAGGTCGACATCCACACGCACCTGCTCCCCGAGAAGCTGCCGCGATTCGCCGAGCGCTACGGGTACGGCGGCTTCATCACGCTGGACCACCACGCGCCGTGCCGCGCGCGGATGCTGCGCGACGACGGGAAGTTCTTCCGGGAGGTCGAGAGCAACTGCTGGGACCCGGTGAAGCGCATCGAGGAATGCGACGACGTGGGCGTCCACGTGCAGGTCATCTCCACCGTGCCGGTGATGTTCAGCTACTGGACGCAGCCGGAGCACGGGCTGGACTTGTCGCGCTTCCTCAACGACCACGTGGCCTCGGTGGTGCGCGAGCACCCCAAGCGCTTCGTGGGGCTGGGCACGGTGCCGCTGCAGTCGCCGGAGCGGGCGGTGCGGGAGCTGGAGCGGTGCGTGAAGGAGCTGGGATTGGCGGGCGTGCAGATTGGCAGCCACGTCAACGACTGGAACCTCTCCGACGAGAAGCTCTTCCCGTTCTTCCAGGCGGCGAGCGAGCTGGGCGCGTCCATCTTCGTCCACCCGTGGGACATGATGGGCGAGGCGAAGATGCAGAAGTACTGGCTGCCGTGGCTGGTGGGCATGCCCGCGGAGATGTCCTTGGCCATGTGCTCGCTCATCTTCGGCGGCGTGCTGGAGCGGCTGCCCCAGCTGCGCTTCGCCTTCGCGCACGGCGGCGGCGCGTTCCCCGGGACGCTGGGCCGAATCGAGCACGGCTTCGAGGCGCGGCCGGACCTGGTGGCGGTGGACAACAAGGTGCCGCCGCGCGAGTACCTGGGGCGCTTCTGGGTGGACTCGCTGGTGCATGACGCGGACACGCTGCGCTTCATCGTGAAGCTGTTCGGCCAGGACAAGGTGGCGCTGGGCAGTGACTATCCGTTCCCCCTGGGCGAGCTGCGCCCGGGCACCCTCATCGAATCGCTGACGGAGCTTTCATCCGACGCGCGCGAGCAGCTCCTGTGGAAGAACGCCCTGACGTGGCTGGGGCGCTCGCGCGAGGACTTCGCCCCATGACGACGTACACCTTCGAGGACTCCGAGGACTTCGCGCGCAAGGCCGACGCCGAGGACAGGCTTGCCTCCTACCGCGAGCAGTTCCACTTCCCGCCCGGCCCGGATGGCAAGCCGGTGGTGTACCTGGCGGGCAACTCGCTGGGACTCCAGCCGAAGAACGCCGCGCGCTACGTGCAGGAGGAGATGGAGGACTGGGCCCGCTTCGGCGTGGAGGGGCACCACCACGGGCGCCACCCGTGGCTGCACTACCACGAGCTCGTCACGGAGCAGGCCGCGCGACTGGTGGGCGCGAAGCCGCAGGAAGTGGTGGTGATGAACACCCTGACGGTGAACCTGCACCTGATGATGGTGTCGTTCTACCGGCCCACGAAGGAGCGCTTCAAGATTCTCGTCGAGGGCGGCGCGTTCCCGTCGGACCAGTACGCGGTGGCCTCGCAGACGCGCTTCCACGGGTATGACGCGCGCGAGGCGGTGCTGGAGCTCAAGCCGCGCCAAGGTGAGGAGACGCTGCGCACCGAGGACATCCTGGCGACGCTGGAGCAGCATGGCCACGAGGTGGCGCTGGTGCTGCTGGGCAGCGTGAACTACCTCACGGGGCAGGCGTTCGACATCCCCGCGATTACGCGCGCGGCGCACGCGAAGGGCTGCCTGGTCGGGTTCGACCTGGCGCACGGCGCGGGGAATTTGAAGCTGTCGCTGCACGACGACGGGCCGGACTTCGCGGTGTGGTGCTCGTACAAGTACCTCAACGGCGGACCTGGGAGCCTGGGGGGTGTGTTCGTGCACGAGCGGCACGCGCGCGCGAAGGACATCCCCCGGTTCGAGGGCTGGTGGGGACACGACAAGGCCACGCGCTTCCAGATGGGTCCGCACTTCGACGCGCTGCCGGGCGCGGAGGGTTGGCAGCTGTCGAATCCGCCCATCCTCCAGTTGGCGGCGCTGCGCGCGTCGTTCGAGCTGTTCGACCAGGCGGGCATGGAGGCGCTGCGCGCCAAGAGCGAGCGACTCACGGGGTATCTGGAGTTCCTGTTGGACAAGCTGCCGCCGGGCTACGTGCGCATCACCACGCCGCGCGACGTGAAGCAGCGAGGGGCGCAGTTGTCCCTGCGGTTCCAGGGTGACGCGCCGAGCATGCTCAAGCGGCTGGCGGACGCGGGCATCATCTGTGACTTCCGCAAGCCGGACATCATCCGCGCGGCGCCCGCGCCGCTGTATTGCTCGTTCACGGATGTGTACCGCTTCGTGAAGACGCTGGAGGGACATGCCCGTGGGTGAGCGGAACGAGGCCGTCACGGTGGTGGGCGCGGGCCTGGTGGGCTCGCTCTTGTCCGTGTTCCTGGCGCGGCGTGGGCACTCGGTCGAGGTGCTGGAGCGTCGGCCGGACATGCGGCGCGAGGTCATCGACGCGGGGCGCTCCATCAACCTGGCCATCTCCACGCGCGGGCTGTACGCGCTGAGGCAGGTGGGGCTGGAGGAGGAGGCGCTGCGCCACGCGATTCCGATGCGGGGGCGGATGATTCATCCCCCGAAGGGCGCGCTGATGTACCAGCCCTATGGGAAGGATGACTCGCAGCACATCAACTCGCTGTCTCGCGCGTGGCTGAACCAGTTCCTGATGAGCGCGGCGGAGGCCACCGGCAAGGTGCGCATCCGCTTCAAGCAGCGGGTGTCGAGCGCGGACCTGGAGAACGGCGTGCTCACGGTGGTGGACGAGGCCACCGGTGAGGAGCGCCGCGAGGAGGGCCGCGTGGTGTTCGGCACGGACGGCTCCGGCTCGGCGGTGCGGCAGGCGCTGGAGAAGGCGCCGGGATTCGAGTCGACGGCGGAGACGCTGGGGCACGGGTACAAGGAGCTGACGATTCCCCCCGGGCCAGGCGGCGCGTTCCAGATGGAGAAGCACGCGCTGCACATCTGGCCGCGTGGGACGTACATGCTGATTGCGCTGCCGAACGAGGATGGCAGCTTCACGTGCACGTTGTTCCTGCCGTGGAAGGGGCCGGTGAGCTTCGAGTCACTGGACTCCCCTGCCCGGCTGGAGGTGTTCTTCGAGGAGCAGTTCCCGGACGCGAAGGCGCTCATCCCGGATTTGACGCAGGCGTTCTTCGCGCGGCCCACGGGCAGCATGGTGACGGTGAAGTGCGCGCCGTGGAACGTGGGCGGCAAGGCGGTGGTGATGGGCGATGCGGCGCACGCCATCGTCCCGTTCTTCGGCCAGGGGATGAACTGCGGCTTCGAGGACTGCACGGTGCTCGAGGGGCTCTTGGGCAAGGGCGGGGATTGGGAGACGCTGTTCGGGGAGCTGGCGCGGCTGCGCAAGACGAACGCGGATGCCATCGCGGACATGGCGGTGGAGAACTTCGTGGAGATGCGCGACAGCACGGGCAACCCGCGCTTCCTGTTGGAGAAGGCGGTGGAGAAGGTGTTGCTCAACACCTTCCCGGGTGAGTTCGTCAGTCGTTACTCGATGGTGAGCTTCAGCCGGGTGCCGTACCGGCTGGCGTACGAGGTGGGGGCGATTGCCGGTGGCATCGTCTCGGAGTTGTCCGAGGGGCTGACGCGCGCCGAGGACGTGGACCTGGAGCGGGCGAAGCGGCTCATCCACGGGCGGCTGGTGCCATTCATGAAGGAGCACGCGGATGGATTTCGGACTGAAGGGTAAGCGCGCGCTCGTGATGGGCGCGTCGGCGGGGCTGGGCTACGCGACGGCCGAGGCGCTGGTGAAGGAGGGCGCCACGGTGGCCATCTGCTCTCGCGGTGGGGAGAAGTTGGAGAAGGCGGCGAAGGCGCTGGGCGCGGCGCTCGCGGTGCCGGCCGACTTGAATCAGCCGGGCGCGGCGAAGCGGCTGGTGGACGAGGTGGTGGCGAAGCTGGGCGGCGTGGACGTGCTCGTGGTGAACACGGGTGGGCCTCCGGCGGGGGGCTTCGAATCGTTGACGGCGGAGCAGTGGCAGCTGGGGTTCCAGAGCCTGTGGATGGCGGCGGTGGACGGAATCCAGGCGGCGCTGCCGGGGATGAAGGAGCGCAAGTGGGGGCGCATCATCCTGGTGACGTCGCTGGCGGCGCGTGAGGCGATGCCGAACCTCACCATCTCCAACGGTCTGCGCGCGGGGTTGCTCGGGTTGGTGAAGACGGTGAGCAACGAGGTGGCGCAGCACGGCGTCACGCTCAACGCGGTGCTGCCGGGCTTCCACGCGACGGAGCGGATGACGCAGCTGGGGCTCACGGACGAGAAGGTGGCCCCGCAGATTCCCGCGCGGCGACTGGGGCGTCCGGACGAGCTGGCTTCGTTGGTGGCGTTCCTGTCCTCCGAGCAGGCCTCGTACATCACCGGCCAGTCGATTGCCGTCGACGGCGGTGCGGCGCGCGGGTTCTGACGACTCGCTGGCGCTGGAGAGTACGGAGGGCCAATGTCAGCGCAATGACGAAGGCAGGGGACGGTGGCGCAGCGTCTTGATTGCAAGGCATGCTGCGCCGCCCCATGAACGTTCTGAGAGTTGTTTGGCTTTCGGCGCTTCTCGTTGCGTGGTCGGGCTGTGCAACCTCAGGGAAGCAGCCCATGCAGGAGGCTTGGGAGGCGGCGGAGCTCGAGTGCGACACACCGCTCGACGACCAGTGAGTCACGCTTCTGTGCCTGGGTGACACCTGTGGCTTCTACCCGTGCGACCGGGACTTCGGGCAGATAGAACTGGCCCGATTCCCGCCGGCAGCCGCGGCGGCACCAGGTTCTGGCCCACGGCGGAACTGGGGTGGCGGCCAGCGGCTCCCCAAGGGTTGGGTGATGACGTTCCCCAACTGGAACGGCGCTCCCGAGAGAATCATCCCGCCCTCACACCAGCTTCCTTCTGGGAGATGGGAGAAGCACCACTTCTTCCCGCAGGAGGCACGGCTCAAGGAGTGGTTCGAGCGGCAAGGCGTGAAGATTCACAACTACACGCTCCCCCTCCCATACGAAGTGCATCGGCGGATTCACCAAGTCGGTGGGCCGGGAGGGCAGTGGAACGAGGCCTGGCGGCAGTTCATCAGAAGCAACGCCTCCGCATCGCCAGAGGAGATCTTCAAGCACGCTGGCGAGCTCATCTACCGGTTCCAGCTCACAGGCGGACCGATTCAATCGCACTATTCACGACCTGGGACGTGAGATGGACCGATTCTACTGGTTGGACGAGGACCAAGCTGCGGCCACCAGGGACGGTGGGCATGTCGATGCTTCGCATCGCTGGGGGCTCCCTGGCCTGCTGAAGTGCCCCACGTGTGAGAAGGGTTGGGCTGCGGCGGGCCACTACTACCCTGGAGTCGACCTCACGCCACTCGGGGAGAAGGAGCGTGAGTTCCGGAAGGCGCGGCAAGAACCATTCGATGAACTCGCGCGACTCAGGGCGCTGGTGTTGCCCCTTGCGCCACCGGGTGCCCCTCTGCCGCCTGGGACGACCTTCGGCCCATTGGTCGGCAGATGCAGTGGTCAGCTCCCTGACTTCACCTGGGTCGTTGATGAGCTGTTGCTCCATCGCAGGGTGCTCGATGGCCTCCAGGCAGGAGGAGTCCGAGGCCTCGATGCTTTTCCTACGGAACTCCGGTCTCGCCAGAAGTCGCCACCAGACGTCTTGGAGATGCAGTTAGCCCACCGAGGGCAGCTCCATCCGGATTGCATTCCGGACGAAGTCTCTCCGCCCTGCACGACCTGTGGGCGGTTTGGGCTCAAGCGCCCCGATGAGCCCATTCTGGACGCGTCGTCACTGCCCTCCGACCTTGACCTCTTCCGGGTCGGGAACTTCGCGACGATGGTCATCTGCACCGAAAGATTCCTCGACGCCGTGAGCAGGGTCGGGGGCGACGGACTCAGCTGGCGCGAGTTGCCGGTTCGAGCGCGCACCACGGCGACATGAGCATCTACGACTGCCTCCTGAACTGATGAACGACTCCCGCCCATCACCTCACGTGGCGGGCGGGAGTGCCCAGCCTTGCGCGACTACGGCTCGCGCGCCAACAACGCGTCGAGCGCGCGGTAGCTCTGATTGAGGCCGTCCGCCATGCCGGAGGCCGCCATGCCGTCGCGCTCCTCCGTCGTGAAGAAGAACGACACCGCCACCACCTTCGTGCGCCCGTCCCCCAGGTCCTCCAGCGTCGTCGTGTTGAGGATGACGTAGCCGGGCATGCCGTCCCATTCGAAGGTCTGCACCAGCCGCTCGACGGGCGTCACCTCTCTGAAACGCCCCTCGAAGCCGTGCTCCTGTCCATCCGCGTGCTCGACGAAGCGCCAGTGGCCTCCCCGCTCCACCTCCAGGCGCTCCACCACCAGCTTGTTGCCCCGCCCCCACCACTGCGCCACCTGCTTCGCGTCCGTCATCGCCTTCCAGACCCGCTCGCGCTTCGCATCGAAGATGCGCTCGACGCGAATCTCGCGGTCCGTCGGCTGAGTGACGAGTGCTTCCCTGAGTGCCGTGTTCATTCCTCTTCCCCTTTCGTTCGCGCGAGGAACTCGCCGAGCCGGTCGAGCCGCGCTTCCACCAGACGCCGATAGCCATTCATCCACGCCACCTCGTCCTCGAGGCGACATGGCCCTAGCCGGCAGGTCCTCACCCGCCCCTGCTTCTGCGTGATGACCAACCCTGCTTCCTCGAGCACGTGCACGTGCTTCTTCATGCCCGTCAGGGTCATGTCGAAGCGCTCCGCCAGCTCCGTGATGGACGCCTCGCCCTGGCCCAACCGCTCCAGGACGCCCCTGCGCGTCACATCCGCCAGCGCTCCAAACGTCGCATCGAGTCGGGATTGATACTGAACCATATAGTTCAGTTTAGCAATGGCCCTCTCTCGCGCAAGTCCTGGGGCGCGAAATACCTGGGCAGGCAGCGCGTCAGCCCTGACTCGGCCACGAAGGTGAGGCGCGCGGCCTGGGGAATCAGGGGCCCCGGGTTCGTTCGCGCGCGTGCGAGCGGCCGACGCCCCGAATCCTTGGGCTGGATGCGTCCGCCCACTACCGTCGCGCGACAGACCTGACTGAGAGGCCCGTCATGGCGTCACGTCGTCTGCTCATTCCCGTGGTGTCGCTTGGACTGGCTGTCGCGCTCGTGGTGTTCGGCACCCTCCAGGGCCGCGAGCCCACGGACACACCCACTCCAAGCGACGCGGGTTCATCCGCCTGCCCGCCCGGCTTCCGCCCCTTCACGCTGACGAACCAGGCGAGCCAGACGGTCTGGATTGGACAGACCGCGGGCGCGGCGCCTCCGCCCTTCACCTGCACCACGGACAGCGACTGTGGGCCGAACCAGTCCTGCGTGAACCCGGGATGCACCAGCTTCGCGGATTGCAACTCGGGCAACATGTGCGACACGAATACGGGACAGTGCATGGTGGCGCCCGACTCGGGCTGCAATGGCGGCGCGCCCATCGTCACCGTCGACCTCCCCACCGCGCTGTGCACGGGCGCGGTGGAGGTGCCGGCGTGCAACGACTGCGGCACGGAGGGCTGTGACTCCACCACGGGCCTGTGCATGTGCGCCGACGGTGGACAGGCCTCCTGCCCCAACGGCACGACGTGCTCCACCCAGGTGCAGGAGTGCAGTCTCGCCAACGGAGGCAAGTGCTACTTCCAGTCCGTCGTCCCCGGCGAGAACCAGGCGTGCAGTTCGTCCGGCGACCCGTGCCCGAGCGGTCAGTCCTGCACCGTGGCGCTGGGGCTCTGTCAGTACCCGAGGACG
This genomic interval from Myxococcus guangdongensis contains the following:
- the nbaC gene encoding 3-hydroxyanthranilate 3,4-dioxygenase, whose translation is MGRLTPINFKKWIDEHRHLLKPPVGNQQVWADREFMVTVVGGPNARTDFHINEGEEFFYQLEGTMNLRVLDDGKPVDIPISEGEIFLLPPKVPHSPQRPAGTVGLVLERRRLPHEMDGFMWMCPSCGEKLYEEFVHVTNLVTQLPPIFEHFYGNDANCTCKKCGTKVTKGGPTR
- the sitI6 gene encoding SitI6 family double-CXXCG motif immunity protein, whose product is MDRFYWLDEDQAAATRDGGHVDASHRWGLPGLLKCPTCEKGWAAAGHYYPGVDLTPLGEKEREFRKARQEPFDELARLRALVLPLAPPGAPLPPGTTFGPLVGRCSGQLPDFTWVVDELLLHRRVLDGLQAGGVRGLDAFPTELRSRQKSPPDVLEMQLAHRGQLHPDCIPDEVSPPCTTCGRFGLKRPDEPILDASSLPSDLDLFRVGNFATMVICTERFLDAVSRVGGDGLSWRELPVRARTTAT
- a CDS encoding FAD-dependent oxidoreductase → MPVGERNEAVTVVGAGLVGSLLSVFLARRGHSVEVLERRPDMRREVIDAGRSINLAISTRGLYALRQVGLEEEALRHAIPMRGRMIHPPKGALMYQPYGKDDSQHINSLSRAWLNQFLMSAAEATGKVRIRFKQRVSSADLENGVLTVVDEATGEERREEGRVVFGTDGSGSAVRQALEKAPGFESTAETLGHGYKELTIPPGPGGAFQMEKHALHIWPRGTYMLIALPNEDGSFTCTLFLPWKGPVSFESLDSPARLEVFFEEQFPDAKALIPDLTQAFFARPTGSMVTVKCAPWNVGGKAVVMGDAAHAIVPFFGQGMNCGFEDCTVLEGLLGKGGDWETLFGELARLRKTNADAIADMAVENFVEMRDSTGNPRFLLEKAVEKVLLNTFPGEFVSRYSMVSFSRVPYRLAYEVGAIAGGIVSELSEGLTRAEDVDLERAKRLIHGRLVPFMKEHADGFRTEG
- the kynU gene encoding kynureninase produces the protein MTTYTFEDSEDFARKADAEDRLASYREQFHFPPGPDGKPVVYLAGNSLGLQPKNAARYVQEEMEDWARFGVEGHHHGRHPWLHYHELVTEQAARLVGAKPQEVVVMNTLTVNLHLMMVSFYRPTKERFKILVEGGAFPSDQYAVASQTRFHGYDAREAVLELKPRQGEETLRTEDILATLEQHGHEVALVLLGSVNYLTGQAFDIPAITRAAHAKGCLVGFDLAHGAGNLKLSLHDDGPDFAVWCSYKYLNGGPGSLGGVFVHERHARAKDIPRFEGWWGHDKATRFQMGPHFDALPGAEGWQLSNPPILQLAALRASFELFDQAGMEALRAKSERLTGYLEFLLDKLPPGYVRITTPRDVKQRGAQLSLRFQGDAPSMLKRLADAGIICDFRKPDIIRAAPAPLYCSFTDVYRFVKTLEGHARG
- a CDS encoding SRPBCC family protein, yielding MNTALREALVTQPTDREIRVERIFDAKRERVWKAMTDAKQVAQWWGRGNKLVVERLEVERGGHWRFVEHADGQEHGFEGRFREVTPVERLVQTFEWDGMPGYVILNTTTLEDLGDGRTKVVAVSFFFTTEERDGMAASGMADGLNQSYRALDALLAREP
- a CDS encoding SDR family oxidoreductase; its protein translation is MDFGLKGKRALVMGASAGLGYATAEALVKEGATVAICSRGGEKLEKAAKALGAALAVPADLNQPGAAKRLVDEVVAKLGGVDVLVVNTGGPPAGGFESLTAEQWQLGFQSLWMAAVDGIQAALPGMKERKWGRIILVTSLAAREAMPNLTISNGLRAGLLGLVKTVSNEVAQHGVTLNAVLPGFHATERMTQLGLTDEKVAPQIPARRLGRPDELASLVAFLSSEQASYITGQSIAVDGGAARGF
- a CDS encoding amidohydrolase family protein, producing the protein MKVDIHTHLLPEKLPRFAERYGYGGFITLDHHAPCRARMLRDDGKFFREVESNCWDPVKRIEECDDVGVHVQVISTVPVMFSYWTQPEHGLDLSRFLNDHVASVVREHPKRFVGLGTVPLQSPERAVRELERCVKELGLAGVQIGSHVNDWNLSDEKLFPFFQAASELGASIFVHPWDMMGEAKMQKYWLPWLVGMPAEMSLAMCSLIFGGVLERLPQLRFAFAHGGGAFPGTLGRIEHGFEARPDLVAVDNKVPPREYLGRFWVDSLVHDADTLRFIVKLFGQDKVALGSDYPFPLGELRPGTLIESLTELSSDAREQLLWKNALTWLGRSREDFAP
- a CDS encoding ArsR/SmtB family transcription factor, which gives rise to MVQYQSRLDATFGALADVTRRGVLERLGQGEASITELAERFDMTLTGMKKHVHVLEEAGLVITQKQGRVRTCRLGPCRLEDEVAWMNGYRRLVEARLDRLGEFLARTKGEEE